From the Posidoniimonas polymericola genome, one window contains:
- a CDS encoding ABC transporter permease produces the protein MPDPADNQPLVIDAQGLGRRFGDLVAVRDVSFQVRRSAIFGLLGPNGSGKSTIIRMLLGILPASEGTAAVLGRDVGLEAEQIKRRVGYMSQAFSLYADLTVRENIEFYGRVYGLTPERIRERLTELLELTGIGDRVDQLAGTLSGGWKQRLALACALVHEPELLFLDEPTAGIDPVARRQLWDLLYELSAQGVTLFVTTHYMDEAERCTSVGYIYLSRLLVLGKPDELKQLPEVTPDDARRYELRAEHPARLMSRLREQEGVRDATIFGEAIHLLVDQDRGPEELLEPLGVDPSKVEVREIAPSLEDVFVTLTQRADNDSLPDQLTEAPSPAEEESLEPTPPPPTPTNGEGVSKRVASPLHGLWAVLVKEFAHIRRQPSTIFFMLVVPVMQTIIFGYAINTQIENIPLVVHDLDGRAASRELVARMVNTRRFRLVRKVTGDDEFYQALRAGVAQAGLIIPPDYSDRLIRGEQAAVQVLIDGSDSQIATTARSTAQLLGLDMSINLARGRGEALGVAPSRDPTGQGALPIDVRTRLLYNPDLESAYFFVPGLVGIILQLVTLFLTSFAVVRERELGTLEQLFVTPVSRAGLLLGKLTPYAVVGLFETLLVLVVMIYVFGVPIRGDAVLLVALAMLFMVTSLGLGLLVSTIARTQVEAVQFAFVVMLPSVLLSGFVFPRSEMPLPIYGLSFLIPVTYFIEILRGVILRGAGLLDLIPSVTGLVLCCVVVLSVSIGRFRKQIE, from the coding sequence ATGCCCGACCCCGCCGACAACCAGCCACTCGTGATCGACGCCCAGGGGCTCGGTCGGCGGTTTGGCGATTTGGTCGCCGTGCGGGACGTCAGCTTCCAGGTGCGCCGGTCGGCCATCTTTGGGCTGCTCGGCCCCAACGGCAGCGGCAAGAGCACAATCATCCGCATGCTGCTGGGCATCCTGCCCGCCAGCGAGGGGACGGCCGCCGTGCTGGGCCGCGATGTCGGCTTGGAGGCCGAGCAGATCAAGCGCCGCGTCGGCTACATGTCGCAGGCGTTCAGCCTGTACGCCGACCTCACCGTGCGGGAGAACATCGAGTTCTACGGCCGCGTCTACGGCCTGACGCCCGAGCGGATCCGCGAGCGGCTGACCGAGCTGCTCGAGCTGACCGGCATCGGCGACCGCGTCGACCAGCTCGCCGGCACGCTGTCGGGCGGGTGGAAGCAGCGGCTGGCGCTGGCGTGCGCGCTGGTGCACGAGCCGGAGCTGCTATTCCTCGACGAGCCGACCGCCGGCATCGACCCGGTCGCGCGGCGCCAGCTGTGGGACCTGCTGTACGAACTGTCGGCCCAGGGGGTCACACTGTTCGTCACCACCCACTACATGGACGAGGCCGAGCGGTGCACCTCGGTCGGCTACATCTACCTGTCGCGGCTGCTGGTGCTCGGCAAGCCCGACGAGCTGAAGCAGCTGCCCGAGGTCACGCCCGACGACGCGCGACGCTACGAGCTGCGGGCGGAGCACCCGGCGCGGCTGATGTCGCGGCTCCGCGAGCAGGAGGGGGTCCGCGACGCCACGATCTTTGGCGAGGCGATCCACCTCTTGGTCGATCAGGACCGCGGGCCCGAGGAGCTGCTCGAGCCGCTCGGCGTGGACCCGTCCAAGGTCGAGGTCCGCGAGATTGCGCCCAGCCTCGAGGACGTGTTCGTCACGCTGACGCAGCGGGCCGACAACGACTCGCTGCCCGACCAACTCACCGAGGCGCCGTCGCCCGCGGAAGAAGAATCACTAGAGCCAACGCCACCCCCGCCGACGCCGACCAACGGCGAGGGGGTCAGCAAGCGGGTCGCGTCGCCGCTGCACGGGCTGTGGGCGGTGCTGGTCAAGGAGTTCGCCCACATCCGCCGCCAGCCGTCGACCATCTTCTTCATGCTGGTGGTGCCGGTGATGCAGACCATCATCTTCGGCTACGCCATCAACACGCAGATCGAGAACATCCCGCTGGTCGTGCACGACCTCGACGGCCGGGCGGCGTCGCGCGAGCTGGTCGCGCGGATGGTCAACACGCGTCGGTTCCGCCTGGTCCGCAAGGTGACGGGTGACGACGAGTTCTACCAGGCGCTGCGGGCCGGCGTCGCGCAGGCGGGCTTGATCATCCCGCCCGACTACAGCGACCGGCTGATCCGCGGCGAGCAGGCCGCCGTGCAGGTGCTGATCGACGGCAGCGACTCGCAGATCGCCACCACCGCGAGGTCGACCGCGCAGCTCCTGGGCCTCGACATGTCGATCAACCTGGCCCGCGGCCGCGGCGAGGCGCTCGGCGTCGCGCCGTCGCGCGACCCGACAGGGCAGGGCGCCCTGCCGATCGACGTCCGCACCCGGCTGCTCTACAACCCTGATCTCGAGAGCGCGTACTTCTTTGTGCCCGGCCTGGTAGGGATCATCCTGCAGTTGGTGACGCTGTTCCTCACCTCGTTCGCCGTGGTCCGCGAGCGCGAGCTCGGCACCCTCGAGCAGCTGTTCGTCACGCCGGTCAGCCGGGCCGGCCTGCTGCTCGGCAAGCTGACGCCGTACGCCGTGGTCGGGTTGTTCGAGACCCTCTTGGTCCTGGTGGTGATGATCTACGTGTTCGGTGTCCCTATCCGGGGCGACGCGGTGCTGCTGGTGGCGTTGGCGATGCTGTTCATGGTCACCTCGCTCGGGCTGGGGCTCTTGGTGTCGACCATCGCCCGCACCCAGGTCGAGGCGGTGCAGTTCGCCTTCGTGGTGATGCTGCCCTCGGTGCTCTTGTCGGGCTTCGTGTTCCCGCGCAGCGAGATGCCGCTGCCGATCTACGGCCTGTCGTTCCTGATCCCGGTGACGTACTTTATTGAGATCCTCCGCGGCGTGATCCTCCGCGGCGCGGGCCTGCTGGACCTGATCCCCTCGGTGACGGGGTTGGTGCTCTGCTGCGTGGTGGTGCTCTCGGTGAGCATTGGGCGGTTCAGGAAGCAGATTGAGTAA
- a CDS encoding HlyD family secretion protein: protein MAPRLLAAVLVVAALGGLIAYSQLTSEPDHVSGFVEAEDVRLGSRVGGRVAEVLVEEGDRVTKGQLLVRLEPYDLKEQRAAAAADLAARQAEFDKLTAGLRPEEVAQAAARVDRLSAYLKKLRTGPRPQEIGAARARLAQAEAELRLTDRNLKRIEAIAERGAATQEELDTAVEQQTAANNQARVRQQELELLEIGTREEEIQEAEAQLTEANEALALAQQGFRDEEIAQAKAARDAAQASLEAIDRRLEELKVFSPVDGVVEALDLEPGDLTSPGAPFMSVLDTSKYWVRAYVPQRRMDLAVGQHLRVTVDSLPDDSFDAELIFVARQAEFTPGNVQTPEDRAKLVYRIKALLPGDHKRLRPGVTADVWLDKNNEE, encoded by the coding sequence ATGGCCCCGCGGCTGCTGGCTGCTGTGCTTGTTGTCGCCGCGCTCGGCGGGCTGATTGCCTACAGCCAGTTGACCAGCGAACCGGACCACGTCTCTGGGTTTGTTGAGGCCGAGGACGTGCGGCTCGGGTCACGGGTAGGTGGGCGGGTCGCCGAGGTGCTGGTTGAAGAGGGCGACCGCGTCACCAAGGGCCAGCTGCTGGTGCGGCTCGAGCCGTACGACCTCAAGGAACAACGCGCCGCCGCGGCCGCGGACCTGGCCGCCCGCCAGGCCGAGTTCGACAAGCTGACCGCCGGGCTGCGGCCCGAAGAAGTCGCCCAGGCCGCCGCGCGGGTCGACCGCCTGTCCGCCTACCTCAAGAAGCTCCGCACCGGGCCCCGGCCGCAGGAGATCGGCGCCGCCCGGGCGCGGCTCGCGCAGGCCGAGGCCGAGCTGCGACTCACCGACCGCAACCTCAAACGCATCGAGGCAATCGCCGAACGCGGCGCGGCGACCCAGGAGGAGCTCGACACCGCGGTCGAGCAGCAGACCGCCGCCAACAACCAGGCCCGCGTGCGGCAGCAGGAGCTCGAGCTGCTAGAGATCGGCACCCGTGAAGAAGAGATCCAAGAAGCCGAGGCCCAACTCACCGAGGCCAACGAGGCGCTCGCCCTCGCGCAGCAGGGCTTCCGCGACGAGGAGATCGCCCAGGCCAAGGCGGCCCGCGACGCGGCGCAGGCGTCGCTCGAGGCGATCGACCGGCGGCTCGAAGAACTGAAGGTGTTCTCCCCCGTCGACGGCGTGGTCGAGGCGCTCGACCTCGAGCCGGGCGACCTGACCTCGCCCGGGGCGCCGTTCATGTCGGTGCTCGACACCAGCAAGTACTGGGTCCGCGCGTACGTGCCGCAGCGGCGGATGGACCTGGCGGTCGGCCAGCATTTGCGGGTGACGGTCGACAGCCTGCCCGACGACAGCTTCGACGCCGAGCTGATCTTCGTCGCGCGGCAGGCCGAGTTCACGCCCGGCAACGTGCAGACGCCCGAGGACCGCGCAAAGCTGGTGTACCGCATCAAGGCGCTGCTGCCCGGCGACCACAAGCGGCTACGCCCCGGCGTAACCGCCGACGTGTGGCTCGACAAGAACAACGAGGAGTGA
- a CDS encoding calcium/sodium antiporter, producing the protein MTPILGFLLGLGLLVFGAEALVRGASRLAAAIGMSSLAIGLTVVAFGTSAPELAVSLKASLAGQTDVSLGNVIGSNTFNVLAILGLAALITPLRVHSLLVRRDIPVMIGVSLLAWLLAADGVIGRADAAGLIVVFLGYSVWLFRSSAAPGDGDEPAAAGARGSLLAAGGAVAVGLAALVVGARLLVDAAVQMATAAGVDEVVIGLTIVAAGTSLPEVVTSVVASLRGERDIAVGNIVGSNLFNLLCVLGAAGLSAPEGVPAASAVLRFDFPVMVVAAVVCLPLAWTRGTIDRWEGALLLAGYLVYVGLLVSWAT; encoded by the coding sequence ATGACGCCGATCCTTGGTTTTCTGCTGGGCCTTGGGTTGTTGGTCTTTGGCGCCGAGGCGTTGGTCCGCGGCGCCAGCCGACTGGCCGCAGCCATCGGGATGTCTTCGCTCGCGATCGGCCTCACGGTGGTCGCGTTCGGCACCAGCGCCCCCGAGCTGGCGGTCAGTTTGAAGGCGTCGCTCGCGGGGCAGACCGACGTGTCGCTCGGCAACGTGATCGGCAGCAACACGTTCAACGTGCTCGCGATCCTCGGGCTGGCCGCACTGATCACACCGCTGAGGGTCCACTCCCTGTTGGTGCGGCGCGACATCCCGGTGATGATCGGCGTGTCGCTGCTGGCGTGGCTGCTCGCCGCCGACGGCGTCATCGGCCGAGCCGACGCGGCCGGTTTGATCGTCGTGTTCTTGGGGTACTCGGTCTGGTTGTTCCGGTCGAGCGCCGCCCCGGGCGATGGGGACGAGCCGGCCGCGGCCGGCGCTCGCGGCTCGCTGCTCGCCGCCGGCGGCGCGGTGGCGGTTGGCCTGGCGGCGTTGGTGGTCGGCGCCCGCTTGCTGGTAGACGCCGCGGTGCAGATGGCGACCGCCGCAGGGGTCGACGAGGTCGTGATCGGGTTGACAATCGTGGCGGCTGGCACCTCGCTCCCCGAAGTGGTCACCTCGGTCGTCGCGAGCCTCCGCGGCGAGCGAGACATCGCGGTCGGCAACATCGTGGGAAGCAACCTGTTCAACCTGCTGTGCGTGCTCGGCGCCGCGGGCCTGTCGGCTCCCGAAGGCGTGCCGGCGGCCTCGGCCGTGCTGCGGTTTGACTTCCCCGTGATGGTGGTCGCCGCGGTTGTCTGTCTGCCGTTGGCCTGGACGCGCGGGACAATCGATCGGTGGGAAGGAGCGCTGCTGCTGGCCGGCTACCTCGTCTACGTCGGACTGCTGGTGTCGTGGGCGACGTAA